One window of the Zea mays cultivar B73 chromosome 3, Zm-B73-REFERENCE-NAM-5.0, whole genome shotgun sequence genome contains the following:
- the LOC100275537 gene encoding lysine-rich arabinogalactan protein 19, producing the protein MAAPLLRQWRSLAVLGALLGLHLIAAVAQSPPTTPTTPAAPTTPAAPTTPAAPTTPATPTTPAAPTTPAAPTTPAAPTTPAAPTTPIAPTTPAAPTTPAATPVAPANPPPAPTTPAPTATPVAPAKPPPVAPAVAPAKPPPVTPPPVTPPPATPPPATPPAVLPPAVLPPAAAPPPTATPPAEAPASLPPATTPPPVAEAPAELPPAEAPSKGKNKHKRRRKQHGKKEAPAEAPQPLSPPAPAAPSPADLEDVSGPAPSADVNASCRQHQNWASVVVQTAMAALLLSLAW; encoded by the exons ATGGCCGCGCCGCTGCTTCGGCAATGGCGCAGCCTCGCCGTGCTCGGCGCCCTCCTCGGGCTCCACCTCATCGCCGCCGTGGCGCAGTCGCCGCCAACTACACCCACGACCCCTGCCGCACCAACGACTCCGGCCGCACCCACGACCCCTGCCGCACCCACGACTCCGGCTACACCCACGACCCCTGCCGCACCAACGACTCCGGCCGCACCCACGACCCCGGCCGCACCCACGACTCCGGCTGCACCGACGACACCTATCGCACCCACGACTCCGGCTGCACCGACGACCCCTGCCGCCACCCCGGTCGCGCCAGCAAACCCGCCGCCGGCTCCGACAACGCCAGCGCCCACCGCCACCCCAGTCGCGCCAGCGAAGCCGCCGCCGGTCGCGCCCGCGGTCGCGCCGGCCAAACCCCCGCCGGTGACGCCGCCACCAGTGACACCTCCTCCCGCGACGCCTCCACCCGCGACGCCGCCCGCGGTGCTCCCACCCGCCGTGCTGCCGCCCGCCGCGGCGCCTCCGCCGACGGCGACGCCTCCGGCCGAGGCGCCCGCGTCGCTGCCTCCCGCGACGACGCCCCCGCCCGTGGCCGAGGCCCCCGCGGAGCTGCCGCCCGCCGAGGCGCCGTCCAAGGgcaagaacaagcacaagaggaggAGGAAGCAGCACGGCAAGAAGGAGGCGCCCGCGGAAGCGCCGCAGCCGCTGAGCCCGCCAGCTCCCGCCGCGCCGTCGCCGGCTGATCTGGAGGACGTGTCCGGCCCTGCACCGTCAGCCGATGTG AATGCGAGTTGCCGGCAGCACCAGAACTGGGCCTCCGTCGTCGTGCAGACCGCCATGGCGGCGCTTTTGTTATCGCTAGCGTGGTAA